In Deinococcus aquiradiocola, a genomic segment contains:
- a CDS encoding ABC transporter ATP-binding protein translates to MAEVILEHIYKRYGKTQTAVKDFNLHIKDKEFMVFVGPSGCGKSTTLRMIAGLEDISEGTLRIGDRVVNDVPPKDRDIAMVFQNYALYPHMNVYDNMAFGLKLRKTPKEQIDARVRDAAKILQIEHLLGRKPKELSGGQRQRVALGRAIVREPKVFLMDEPLSNLDAKLRVEMRSQISQLHRRLGTTIIYVTHDQVEAMTMGSRIVVMRDGVIMQVDTPLNLYDYPNNKFVAGFIGSPSMNFVTAKVQNGQFVVGGSAVAPEGRLAESLKAHEGKDVIMGIRPEHLGLRGMSNLPEGTNIVRGRVVVVEPLGAQTDFIVEIAGQTVTVKVDGQARIQPGDNVELLVDQRRLHAFDVQTENAIDRGTPTGTMGQADLEQAVYTTA, encoded by the coding sequence ATGGCAGAAGTGATCCTGGAACACATCTACAAGCGCTACGGCAAGACCCAGACGGCCGTCAAGGACTTCAACCTGCACATCAAGGACAAGGAGTTCATGGTGTTCGTCGGGCCGTCCGGCTGCGGGAAGTCCACCACGCTCCGCATGATCGCGGGCCTGGAAGACATCTCGGAAGGCACGCTGCGCATCGGTGACCGCGTCGTCAACGACGTGCCCCCCAAGGACCGCGACATCGCGATGGTGTTCCAGAACTACGCGCTGTACCCGCACATGAATGTCTACGACAACATGGCCTTCGGTCTGAAGCTCCGCAAGACTCCCAAGGAGCAGATCGACGCCCGCGTGCGTGACGCCGCCAAGATCCTGCAGATCGAGCACCTGCTCGGCCGCAAGCCCAAGGAACTCTCCGGCGGTCAGCGTCAGCGCGTCGCGCTGGGCCGCGCCATCGTGCGCGAACCGAAAGTGTTCCTCATGGACGAGCCGCTCTCCAACCTCGACGCGAAACTCCGCGTGGAGATGCGCTCCCAGATCAGCCAGCTGCACCGCCGCCTGGGCACCACCATCATCTACGTGACGCACGACCAGGTGGAGGCCATGACCATGGGTTCCCGCATCGTCGTCATGCGTGACGGCGTGATCATGCAGGTGGACACCCCCCTGAACCTGTACGACTACCCCAACAACAAGTTCGTGGCGGGCTTCATCGGCAGCCCCAGCATGAACTTCGTGACGGCCAAGGTCCAGAACGGCCAGTTCGTGGTCGGCGGTTCCGCCGTCGCGCCCGAAGGCCGCCTCGCGGAGAGCCTCAAGGCGCACGAGGGCAAGGACGTCATCATGGGCATCCGCCCCGAGCACCTCGGCCTGCGCGGCATGAGCAACCTGCCGGAAGGCACCAACATCGTGCGCGGCCGCGTCGTCGTGGTCGAGCCGCTCGGCGCGCAGACGGACTTCATCGTGGAGATCGCCGGGCAGACCGTGACCGTCAAGGTCGACGGCCAGGCCCGCATCCAGCCGGGCGACAACGTCGAACTGCTCGTCGACCAGCGCCGCCTGCACGCCTTCGACGTGCAGACCGAGAACGCCATCGACCGTGGCACGCCCACCGGCACCATGGGTCAGGCCGACCTCGAACAGGCCGTATACACCACCGCCTGA
- a CDS encoding DinB family protein — protein sequence MPHLLHFTPAPARTPEVGVLLSVLHEARARTLAHLAERPPDLDRQPAVGHSAGTLLYHVAAIELDWLYAEVRQEPFPDAVQEWFPHDVRDAAGHLSVVTGEPLERHLARLAWVRARLDDTFRDMTLPEFRRARRLEAYDVTPEWVLMHLSLHETHHAGQLALLP from the coding sequence GTGCCTCACCTGCTGCACTTCACGCCCGCCCCGGCCCGCACGCCGGAGGTGGGCGTGCTGCTGTCGGTGCTGCACGAGGCGCGCGCGCGGACGCTGGCGCATCTGGCCGAGCGACCACCCGACCTGGACCGGCAGCCTGCCGTGGGGCACAGTGCCGGGACACTGCTGTACCACGTGGCGGCCATCGAGCTGGACTGGCTGTACGCGGAGGTGCGTCAGGAACCGTTCCCGGACGCGGTGCAGGAATGGTTCCCGCATGACGTGCGGGACGCGGCGGGCCACCTGAGCGTGGTGACGGGCGAGCCGCTGGAGCGCCATCTGGCGCGGCTCGCGTGGGTGCGCGCCCGGCTGGACGACACCTTCCGGGACATGACGCTGCCGGAGTTCCGGCGGGCACGGCGGCTGGAGGCGTACGACGTGACGCCCGAATGGGTGCTGATGCACCTGAGCCTGCACGAAACGCACCACGCGGGCCAGCTCGCGCTGCTGCCCTGA
- the upp gene encoding uracil phosphoribosyltransferase — MSDAPKLTAPQHPLLQHKLSLMRDVHTGVKEFRELAAEISMLLAYEATRDLETEPTTLTTPIATAQFPMLSGKKLALVAILRAGLIMTDSIVRLIPAAKVGHIGMYRDPETLEPVAYYSKLPADISERRVFLTDPMLATGGSAVAAIDNLKAAGAQSIKLMCILAVPEGIKRVHDAHPDVEIVVAAIDEGLNDHGYIVPGLGDAGDRIYGTK, encoded by the coding sequence ATGTCCGACGCCCCCAAGCTGACCGCCCCACAGCACCCGCTGCTGCAGCACAAGCTCTCCCTGATGCGCGACGTCCACACGGGCGTCAAGGAATTCCGCGAGCTGGCCGCCGAGATCAGCATGCTGCTCGCCTACGAGGCCACCCGCGACCTGGAGACGGAACCCACGACGCTCACCACGCCCATCGCGACGGCGCAGTTCCCGATGCTGAGCGGCAAGAAGCTCGCGCTCGTCGCGATCCTGCGCGCGGGCCTCATCATGACGGACAGCATCGTGCGCCTCATTCCGGCCGCGAAGGTCGGGCACATCGGCATGTACCGCGATCCCGAGACGCTGGAACCGGTCGCGTACTACAGCAAGCTGCCCGCCGACATCTCCGAACGTCGCGTGTTCCTCACCGACCCGATGCTCGCCACGGGCGGGTCCGCCGTCGCCGCCATCGACAACCTCAAGGCGGCGGGCGCGCAGAGCATCAAGCTGATGTGCATCCTGGCCGTGCCGGAAGGCATCAAGCGCGTGCACGACGCGCACCCGGACGTGGAGATCGTGGTGGCCGCCATCGACGAGGGCCTCAACGACCACGGGTACATCGTGCCGGGCCTCGGGGACGCCGGGGACCGCATCTACGGCACCAAGTGA
- a CDS encoding thioredoxin domain-containing protein, with product MTEDAHLNRLAQETSPYLRQHMHNPVDWYAWGDEAFEEARRSDRPVLLSVGYSTCHWCHVMAHESFEDAATAAFMNANFVNVKLDREERPDIDGLYMSAVQALTGSGGWPMTVFLTPDRRPFYAGTYFPPRDLQGMPSFMRVMTSVAGAWRDDRDKLEGNAEALTAHIREASVPRPGPDAWPDDLLPHALQNLRALHDERNGGFGRAPKFPSPTTLSFLLTQPDGQDMALHAMHAMLRGGIYDQVGGGFHRYSVDEAWRVPHFEKMLYDNAQLVRVLLSGFTLSGDPALLSGAQDTLTYLEREMRAPDGGYYSAQDADSGGVEGLTFVWTPQEFRDVLGEDADDMARVFGVTPEGNFMDPHRPEFGRRSVPYLPHGVPTDLQERVRDARARLFAARAARVQPGRDDKVLTGWNGLMLAALADAARVTGDAHWLTLARQNRDFVRANLLDPHADGTEGASALLHTFKDGRARVSGLLEDQAVYALGLIQLYRAGGDLNDLMWARALWRTVRREYWDDEAGVFYTTASGQEVLITRRPEFFDAAVVSSHAAATQLAVWMERYFADEDAGRVARRAVGTYAQELLAAPAGLGGLLFAAAHLLSPETEVAVLGDPAERAPLERELARHELPFTVIAPAVRGEGLPVLEGRGGHGTAYVCRGRTCDLPARDPDTLRAQLLALG from the coding sequence ATGACGGAAGACGCTCACCTGAACCGGCTCGCGCAGGAGACGAGTCCGTACCTGCGGCAGCACATGCACAACCCGGTGGACTGGTACGCGTGGGGTGACGAGGCCTTCGAGGAGGCGCGGCGCAGTGACCGGCCCGTGCTGCTGTCGGTGGGGTACTCGACGTGTCACTGGTGTCACGTGATGGCGCACGAGAGTTTCGAGGACGCGGCCACGGCGGCCTTCATGAACGCGAATTTCGTGAACGTGAAACTGGACCGCGAGGAGCGGCCCGACATCGACGGGCTGTACATGAGTGCCGTGCAGGCGTTGACGGGGTCGGGCGGGTGGCCGATGACGGTGTTCCTGACGCCGGACCGGCGGCCCTTCTACGCGGGCACGTACTTCCCGCCGCGTGACCTGCAGGGCATGCCGAGCTTCATGCGGGTCATGACGTCCGTCGCGGGCGCGTGGCGCGACGACCGCGACAAGCTGGAGGGGAACGCGGAGGCGCTCACGGCACACATCCGCGAGGCGAGCGTGCCGAGGCCCGGCCCGGACGCGTGGCCGGACGACCTGCTCCCGCACGCGCTGCAGAACCTGCGCGCCCTGCACGACGAGCGGAACGGCGGTTTCGGCCGCGCCCCGAAATTCCCGTCCCCGACGACGCTCAGCTTCCTGCTCACGCAGCCGGACGGGCAAGACATGGCCCTGCACGCCATGCACGCCATGCTGCGCGGCGGCATCTACGATCAGGTGGGCGGCGGGTTTCACCGGTACAGCGTGGACGAGGCGTGGCGCGTTCCGCACTTCGAGAAGATGCTGTACGACAACGCGCAGCTCGTGCGGGTCCTGCTGAGCGGCTTCACGCTGAGCGGCGACCCCGCGCTGCTCTCGGGCGCGCAGGACACCCTGACGTACCTGGAGCGCGAGATGCGCGCCCCGGACGGCGGGTACTACAGCGCGCAGGATGCCGACTCGGGCGGCGTGGAGGGCCTGACGTTCGTGTGGACGCCGCAGGAGTTCCGGGACGTGCTGGGCGAGGACGCGGACGACATGGCGCGCGTGTTCGGCGTGACGCCGGAGGGGAACTTCATGGACCCGCACCGGCCCGAGTTCGGGCGGCGCAGCGTGCCGTACCTGCCGCACGGCGTCCCGACGGACCTGCAGGAGCGCGTGCGGGACGCGCGGGCCCGGCTGTTCGCGGCCCGGGCGGCGCGCGTGCAGCCGGGCCGGGACGACAAGGTCCTCACGGGCTGGAACGGCCTGATGCTGGCCGCCCTGGCGGACGCGGCCCGCGTGACGGGCGACGCGCACTGGCTGACGCTCGCCCGGCAGAACCGCGACTTCGTGCGCGCGAACCTCCTCGACCCGCATGCGGACGGGACGGAGGGCGCGTCGGCGCTGCTGCACACCTTCAAGGACGGCCGCGCCCGCGTGAGCGGCCTGCTGGAAGACCAGGCGGTGTACGCGCTTGGCCTGATTCAACTGTACCGGGCGGGCGGGGACCTGAACGACCTGATGTGGGCGCGCGCCCTGTGGCGCACGGTGCGCCGTGAGTACTGGGACGACGAGGCGGGCGTGTTCTACACCACCGCGAGCGGGCAGGAGGTGCTGATCACGCGCCGCCCGGAGTTCTTCGACGCGGCCGTCGTCAGCAGCCACGCGGCCGCCACGCAGCTCGCCGTGTGGATGGAGCGTTACTTCGCGGATGAGGACGCCGGGCGCGTCGCGCGCCGCGCGGTCGGCACGTACGCGCAGGAGCTGCTGGCCGCGCCCGCCGGGCTGGGCGGCCTGCTGTTCGCCGCCGCGCACCTCCTCTCGCCCGAGACGGAGGTGGCCGTGCTGGGCGACCCGGCCGAACGCGCCCCGCTGGAGCGGGAACTGGCGCGGCACGAGCTGCCGTTCACGGTGATCGCGCCCGCCGTGCGCGGCGAGGGCCTGCCGGTGCTGGAGGGGCGCGGCGGGCACGGCACGGCGTACGTGTGCCGGGGCCGCACCTGCGACCTGCCCGCCCGCGACCCGGACACGCTGCGCGCACAGCTGCTCGCGCTCGGCTGA
- a CDS encoding B12-binding domain-containing radical SAM protein — protein sequence MSYWRKTIKPLLDDEIGTIHKQAPARVTLAFPNRYSVGMASLGYQVIYRLFNNVDGVACERTFLPDDPDAFEGTGEALPTVESGRDAGDCQLFAMSVSFELDLTNIIRTLDLAGIHPLREKRDDSDAIVMIGGPLTSSNPYPLTPFADVIAIGDGEQIVPVLAEALRDATSREDFYDLVDGMPGIFLPARHSHEPQWATAPKELLPAYSQIVTPHSELSNMFLVEAQRGCPRPCTFCLARTMYGPNRNNQGQELLDTIPDWVTKVGLVGAALSDFPHTKFVGRTLTDRGIKLGVSSIRADTVDAELAEILKAGGLRTFTVASDAPSERLRQWLKKGITTEDLLKTAQISRDLGFKGLKVYMMIGLGPENDDDITELISFTKELAKVNRIALGISPFVPKRHTPHFQDSFAGVKTIENRLKRIQKELRTTAELRNVSAKWAWVENVIARGGADVGMAAYAIYRNESIGAWKKALDDVGWVDPYEANESRIELPAGQIVRGDYGLHSPDDLAGRKVSSHAEGLAI from the coding sequence TTGAGTTACTGGCGAAAAACAATCAAGCCGCTGCTGGACGACGAAATCGGCACCATTCACAAGCAGGCTCCGGCCCGCGTGACGCTCGCCTTCCCGAACCGGTACTCGGTCGGCATGGCGAGCCTGGGGTATCAGGTCATCTACCGGCTCTTCAACAACGTGGACGGCGTCGCGTGCGAACGGACCTTCCTGCCGGACGACCCGGACGCGTTCGAGGGGACGGGCGAGGCCCTGCCGACCGTCGAGTCCGGCCGGGACGCCGGGGACTGCCAGCTGTTCGCGATGAGCGTGTCCTTCGAGCTGGACCTGACGAACATCATCCGGACGCTGGACCTGGCGGGCATTCACCCGCTGCGCGAGAAGCGCGACGACAGCGACGCCATCGTCATGATCGGCGGGCCGCTCACGAGCAGCAACCCGTACCCGCTCACGCCGTTCGCGGACGTGATCGCCATCGGGGACGGCGAGCAGATCGTGCCGGTCCTCGCGGAAGCGCTGCGTGACGCCACGTCCCGCGAGGACTTCTACGACCTCGTGGACGGCATGCCCGGCATCTTCCTGCCCGCCCGGCACAGCCACGAACCGCAGTGGGCGACGGCCCCCAAGGAACTGCTGCCCGCGTACAGCCAGATCGTCACGCCGCACAGCGAGCTGAGCAACATGTTCCTGGTCGAAGCGCAGCGCGGATGCCCGCGCCCCTGCACCTTCTGCCTGGCCCGGACCATGTACGGCCCGAACCGCAACAACCAGGGGCAGGAACTGCTGGACACCATTCCCGACTGGGTCACCAAGGTCGGCCTGGTCGGCGCGGCCCTCAGCGACTTCCCGCACACCAAGTTCGTGGGCCGCACCCTGACGGACCGCGGCATCAAGCTCGGCGTGAGCAGCATCCGTGCCGACACCGTGGACGCCGAACTGGCCGAGATCCTCAAGGCGGGCGGCCTGCGGACCTTCACGGTCGCCTCGGACGCGCCCAGCGAACGCCTCCGCCAGTGGTTGAAGAAGGGCATCACCACCGAGGACCTCCTGAAAACCGCGCAGATCAGCCGCGACCTGGGCTTCAAGGGCCTCAAGGTGTACATGATGATCGGCCTCGGCCCCGAGAACGACGACGACATCACCGAACTGATCTCCTTCACCAAGGAACTCGCCAAAGTCAACCGCATCGCTCTGGGCATCTCCCCCTTCGTGCCGAAACGTCACACGCCGCACTTCCAGGACTCCTTCGCGGGCGTGAAGACCATCGAGAACCGCCTGAAGCGCATCCAGAAGGAACTGCGCACCACCGCCGAACTCCGCAACGTGTCCGCCAAGTGGGCCTGGGTGGAGAACGTCATCGCGCGCGGCGGCGCAGATGTGGGCATGGCCGCCTACGCCATCTACAGGAACGAGAGCATCGGCGCGTGGAAGAAAGCCCTGGACGACGTGGGCTGGGTGGACCCCTACGAGGCGAACGAGAGCCGCATCGAGCTGCCCGCCGGTCAGATCGTGCGCGGCGACTACGGCCTGCACAGCCCCGACGACCTCGCCGGACGCAAGGTCAGCAGCCACGCCGAAGGCCTCGCCATCTGA
- a CDS encoding transglutaminase-like domain-containing protein: MTSPASSPDPSRAETIRIRAGFELHFELSQPTPMLFVVEPTDRPGQRILASRKRIVPDLPLAQHSSYLDPHGNTVWRLLAPAGRLEVSHDLLVEVPAHKDPVLPDLPKALVQDLPSPMLHYLLPSRYVDSDLLSAEAWQLFGHIQGGWAQAQAVCDHLQTRLQYGAGSTASTSAREAYQSGYAVCRDFAHAGVAFCRALNLPARYVCGYLPDIGVQPDYRPMDFHAWFEVWLDGAWRTFDARHNVPRVGRILIATGRDASDVAFNTAFGGSVLAHMKVWGDQTLDTELPPLAAGYPHTPTPEGLRLSAEWLQRD, encoded by the coding sequence ATGACGTCGCCTGCCTCCAGCCCAGACCCCAGCCGGGCCGAGACCATCCGCATACGCGCGGGATTCGAACTGCACTTCGAACTGAGCCAGCCCACCCCGATGCTGTTCGTGGTGGAACCCACCGACCGCCCCGGCCAGCGCATCCTCGCGTCCCGCAAACGTATCGTGCCGGACCTACCGCTCGCGCAGCACAGCAGTTACCTCGACCCTCACGGCAACACCGTCTGGCGACTCCTCGCGCCCGCCGGACGACTCGAAGTGTCCCACGACCTGCTCGTCGAAGTGCCCGCCCACAAGGACCCCGTCCTTCCGGACCTCCCCAAGGCGCTCGTGCAGGACCTCCCCAGCCCCATGCTGCACTACCTGCTGCCCAGCCGCTACGTGGACAGCGACCTGCTGTCCGCCGAGGCGTGGCAGCTGTTCGGGCACATTCAGGGCGGCTGGGCGCAGGCTCAGGCCGTCTGCGACCACCTGCAGACGCGCCTGCAGTACGGGGCGGGCAGCACCGCCTCCACCAGCGCCCGCGAAGCGTACCAGTCCGGGTACGCCGTGTGCCGCGACTTCGCGCACGCCGGCGTCGCCTTCTGCCGCGCCCTCAACCTCCCCGCCCGCTACGTGTGCGGTTACCTGCCGGACATCGGCGTGCAGCCCGACTACCGCCCCATGGACTTCCACGCGTGGTTCGAGGTGTGGCTGGACGGCGCTTGGCGCACCTTCGACGCGCGCCACAACGTCCCCCGCGTGGGCCGCATCCTGATCGCCACGGGCCGCGACGCGTCCGACGTGGCCTTCAACACCGCCTTCGGCGGCAGCGTCCTCGCACACATGAAAGTCTGGGGGGACCAGACCCTCGACACGGAACTGCCTCCCCTGGCCGCCGGGTACCCGCATACCCCCACCCCGGAGGGCCTGCGCCTGAGCGCCGAGTGGCTTCAGCGTGACTGA
- a CDS encoding endonuclease/exonuclease/phosphatase family protein, whose translation MPGLTRLTGAAWAAAGTVLLLSAASLVAERSVPTLLVTYFLPPLLWLPLPLAVLLLAAHRRAWSAAAVCAVASVTVLAQLGWAWPHAAPGTPRAGLPLRLLTYNVARGQGGPDALAGAIRAAHAQVVCLQETNAVHGDLPALLAARLPGYAVVRSRETAILTTLPVHSWRADPLPGTARHLLSATLGVQGVQVTVLDAHLTTVPLRRDWQAARAARDAQVDALLRRAAATPGPLAVCGDFNTPARGMVYARLQRSFTNAWQAGSGLGLTFPAAWPAVRIDHVWLRGLTATHASVPRSRASDHRPLLVQLTVPAAP comes from the coding sequence ATGCCCGGACTGACCCGATTGACAGGGGCCGCGTGGGCGGCGGCCGGGACGGTGCTGCTGCTGAGCGCGGCCTCGCTCGTGGCGGAGCGCAGCGTGCCGACGCTGCTCGTCACGTACTTCCTGCCGCCCCTGCTGTGGCTGCCGCTGCCGCTGGCCGTGCTGCTCCTCGCCGCCCACCGGCGCGCGTGGTCGGCGGCGGCCGTGTGTGCCGTGGCGTCCGTGACCGTGCTGGCGCAGCTCGGCTGGGCGTGGCCGCACGCCGCGCCCGGCACGCCCCGGGCCGGTCTGCCCCTGCGGCTTCTGACGTACAACGTCGCGCGCGGCCAGGGCGGGCCGGACGCGCTCGCAGGCGCCATCCGGGCCGCGCACGCGCAGGTCGTGTGCCTGCAGGAAACCAACGCCGTGCACGGCGACCTGCCCGCGCTGCTCGCCGCGCGCCTCCCGGGGTACGCGGTCGTCCGGTCCCGCGAGACGGCCATCCTCACGACGCTGCCCGTGCACTCGTGGCGGGCGGACCCGCTGCCCGGCACGGCCCGCCACCTGCTGAGCGCCACCCTCGGCGTGCAGGGCGTGCAGGTCACGGTGCTGGACGCGCACCTGACCACCGTGCCGCTCCGCCGGGACTGGCAGGCGGCCCGCGCGGCCCGGGACGCGCAGGTGGACGCGCTCCTGCGGCGGGCCGCCGCCACGCCCGGCCCGCTCGCCGTGTGCGGCGACTTCAACACGCCCGCCAGGGGCATGGTGTACGCCCGGCTGCAGCGCAGCTTCACGAACGCCTGGCAGGCCGGGTCGGGCCTGGGCCTCACCTTCCCGGCCGCGTGGCCCGCCGTGCGGATCGATCACGTGTGGCTGCGCGGCCTGACCGCCACGCACGCCAGCGTGCCGCGCAGCCGCGCCTCCGACCACCGCCCCCTGCTGGTGCAGCTGACCGTCCCCGCCGCACCCTGA
- a CDS encoding cysteine desulfurase-like protein, translated as MQLADIRAQFPQLQDDLVYLDNAAGGLVPQRTLDAVQAYLSRFGSINSMPGHARGAEVLALKGRARAATALFLNAQPQEVAIGPSATALAFRLSAAFARLWGAGDEVIISELDHEANASPWRELERVGVTVRVWRARDDLTLHVEDLSALLSTRTRLVAFTAASNAFGVRTPVREAARLAREAGAWVMVDAVHMASHELPDVRAWGVDFLTFSPYKVFAPHLGVLFVRRELLAGLPVPKLEFVSDDDITKLEHGTPQYELLCGWLASLEYLRELGGHAELDRGALEAAFRRVAELESPVAAHLLAGLTGDTRVTLYGPHDLAGRVGTFGFRVAGELPEVTTARLRERGVSAASGHFYAVMPVRRLGLYPEGVVRVSIAHYTSLLDAQRLLDAL; from the coding sequence ATGCAACTCGCTGATATTCGCGCTCAGTTTCCGCAACTGCAGGACGATCTGGTGTACCTCGACAACGCGGCGGGCGGGCTGGTGCCGCAGCGGACGCTGGACGCCGTGCAGGCGTACCTGTCGCGGTTCGGGAGCATCAACAGCATGCCGGGGCACGCGCGCGGCGCGGAGGTGCTGGCCCTGAAGGGCCGGGCGCGCGCGGCGACGGCACTGTTCCTGAATGCCCAGCCGCAGGAGGTCGCGATCGGGCCGAGCGCGACGGCGCTGGCGTTCCGGCTGTCGGCGGCGTTCGCGCGGCTGTGGGGTGCGGGCGACGAGGTAATCATCTCCGAGCTGGATCACGAGGCGAACGCCAGCCCCTGGCGGGAACTGGAACGGGTGGGCGTGACGGTGCGCGTGTGGCGTGCACGGGACGACCTGACGCTGCACGTGGAGGACCTGTCGGCGCTGCTGTCCACCCGGACGCGGCTGGTGGCGTTCACGGCGGCCAGCAACGCGTTCGGGGTGCGGACGCCGGTACGGGAGGCGGCGCGGCTGGCGCGGGAGGCTGGCGCGTGGGTGATGGTGGACGCCGTGCACATGGCGTCGCACGAACTGCCGGACGTGCGGGCGTGGGGCGTGGATTTCCTGACGTTCAGTCCGTACAAGGTGTTCGCGCCGCACCTGGGCGTGCTGTTCGTGCGGCGGGAACTGCTGGCGGGCCTGCCCGTCCCGAAGCTGGAGTTCGTGTCGGACGACGACATCACGAAGCTGGAGCACGGCACGCCGCAGTACGAACTGCTCTGCGGGTGGCTGGCGAGCCTGGAGTACCTGCGGGAACTGGGCGGCCACGCCGAGCTGGACCGTGGAGCGCTGGAGGCGGCGTTCCGGCGCGTGGCGGAACTGGAGTCGCCCGTCGCGGCGCACCTGCTGGCTGGCCTGACGGGCGACACGCGCGTGACGCTGTACGGTCCGCACGATCTGGCGGGACGCGTGGGGACGTTCGGGTTCCGCGTGGCGGGCGAGCTGCCGGAGGTGACGACGGCGCGCCTGCGGGAGCGTGGCGTGAGTGCCGCGTCCGGGCACTTCTATGCCGTGATGCCGGTCCGGCGCCTGGGCCTGTACCCGGAGGGCGTGGTGCGGGTGAGCATCGCGCACTACACGTCGCTGCTGGACGCGCAACGGCTGCTGGACGCGCTGTAA
- a CDS encoding ABC transporter substrate-binding protein: MKKTLLALTTLALLATTAQARTWDAIKQSGTIKIATEGAFPPFNYFKGKQLTGFEVDLANAIAKQLGLKVEWISQPFDNLLIGLNQDRYDFVIASHGITAERQKAVDFSNPHYCTGGAVVSKIGGPKTAADLKGKTVAVQVGTTYLENVQKVAGIGRVSTFPKDTDAQAALMAGRVDAWVGDKFSALDVVKAQKGKLQVGELLFQEKIAMAVKKGNSSLVKELNSSLATLQSNGVYAKLSQSYFGSDIRCK; encoded by the coding sequence ATGAAGAAGACGCTCCTCGCCCTGACCACCCTCGCACTGCTCGCCACGACCGCCCAGGCCCGCACCTGGGACGCCATCAAGCAGTCCGGCACCATCAAGATCGCCACCGAAGGCGCCTTCCCGCCCTTCAACTACTTCAAGGGCAAGCAGCTCACCGGCTTCGAGGTGGACCTCGCCAACGCCATCGCCAAGCAGCTGGGCCTGAAGGTCGAGTGGATCTCGCAGCCCTTCGACAACCTCCTGATCGGCCTGAACCAGGACCGCTACGACTTCGTGATCGCGTCGCACGGCATCACCGCCGAACGCCAGAAGGCCGTGGACTTCAGCAACCCGCACTACTGCACGGGCGGCGCCGTCGTCAGCAAGATCGGCGGACCCAAGACGGCCGCCGACCTCAAGGGCAAGACGGTCGCCGTGCAGGTCGGCACCACGTACCTGGAGAACGTCCAGAAGGTCGCCGGGATCGGCCGCGTCAGCACCTTCCCCAAGGACACCGACGCGCAGGCGGCCCTGATGGCGGGCCGCGTGGACGCCTGGGTGGGCGACAAGTTCAGCGCACTGGACGTCGTGAAGGCCCAGAAAGGCAAGCTGCAGGTCGGCGAGCTGCTCTTCCAGGAGAAGATCGCCATGGCCGTCAAGAAAGGCAACAGCAGCCTCGTGAAGGAACTGAACTCCAGCCTCGCCACCCTGCAGAGCAACGGCGTGTACGCCAAGCTCAGCCAGAGCTACTTCGGCTCCGACATCCGCTGCAAGTAA